The sequence AAATTTAGTCTCTTATCATTATCGTTAATGCTGGTGTCCACTTTTGCCGTTTCACCGGCACTTCCTAAGATGCTTTCTTTTTATCAAACACGCGGTTACAGTAATGCTCAGGTTGAATTGCTGCTTTCTTTATCTTCTTTTGCTATATTAACGGTCTTACTGCTGAATCCTTGGCTCAATCGATGGCTATCGGAACGCTGGTCTATTGTTTTAGGCTTGCTTCTGCTTTCTATAGGCGGTATTTTACCCGTTTTTCTGCAGTTTTATCCTTTAGTTTTCCTGTCGCGTTTACTTTTAGGCTTTGGGATAGGTCTTATTAATGCGCGAGCAATTAGTATGATCAGCGAACGTTTTTCAGGTCAAACCAGAGTTCAAATGTTAGGATTAAGAGGTTCGGCAGAAGTTCTAGGATCAGCTCTTTTAACCTTTTTAGCAGGGCAGTGGCTGAATGTTTCCTGGTCTTTTGCTTTTTTAATTTATGGTTTTGGCTTTCTCATTTTATTATGCTACCTCTTATTTGTGCCAGCAGCTAAAAGAAAAAGAGAACATTCCCAAAAGCAGCTGTATTCAACCGCTTCTAGGAAGCGTCTGACCTTCCGTCAGCTTTTTTATATTTTTGGTTTGGCTCTCTATGCTGGTTTTGTTATTTTGGTTAATTCTGCTAATACCCTACGGATTCCTCTTGTTGTGGAGAGGCTACATTTGGGAACAGCCAGTCAAGCCAGTTTCATTTTAAGTCTGATGATGTTGATGGGCATTTTGGCCGGCATACTTTTTAGTTTTTGCTAGCTTTATTTAAAGATTACTTAATGTCGCTAGTTGTATTCGTTTTGGGTTTGGGTATGCTGATACTTTGGCAGGCCAATCATTTATGGTTTTTAGGCCTTGGAGCCTTGGTGACCGGTTTTGTATACAGTTTGGGTGTCACCTTGGTCTTCCATTTGCTTTCAGAGCATATGCCTAGGAAACAGTTGACAACGGCGACAACCTTGATTTTGATTGGCTGTAATTTAGGCGGCGGCTGTGCTTCTTTTGCCTTGCAGCTGTTTGCACGTATTAATTCAGATGTAAAAGCAGCCTTTCTTATTTTTGCTGTTTTGAGTTTGATACTTGGCATTTTATTGCTGATAAGAGTTCTTAAAACAAATAGAAAACTCAGAAAATAATCTGAGTTTTTATTTTTCAATGATTCATTAGCCATTACACAATCAAGATTTTCAAGAGGGTAAAAATTTGGGAAAAAATTCACAAAAAGACTTGCATTTTTTATGAAAAGGATTACAATGACAAGTGAAGAAAATCACAAGAGCATCTTTCTTCTTAAACTATTTACCAACTATCATTTTTAGGAGGAATTGTTGAATGGCAAAAGAAACAAAAACAGAAGCACTCACTGCTGAAGAAGCAGCTAAGCAGTATACTAATAGCTTAGTTGAAAAAGCGTTAAAGGCTGAAAAAGTTTATGCAACTTATACACAAGAACAGGTAGATAAAATTGTTGCAGCTATGGCGCTTGCTGGTTCTGAGGCGTCTTTGCAGTTAGCTAAAGAAGCTCACGAAGAAACAGGCCGTGGAGTTATCGAAGATAAAGATACTAAAAACCACTTTGCGACAGAATATGTGTATGAACGTATTAAAAATGAAAAAACAGTTGGCATCATTGGTGAAGACAAAGTTGCTGGCAGTATCGAAATTGCAGCACCACTTGGTGTCTTGGCGGGTATCGTACCAACAACTAACCCAACATCAACGACTATGTTTAAAATCTTAGTTGCATTGAAAACACGCAATGCAATTGTCTTTGCTTTCCACCCAGCGGCTCAAAAATGTTCTGCTCATGCCGCTCAAATCTTGTATGATGCAGCGGTTAAAGCCGGCGCTCCTGAAAATATTGTTCAATGGATTGAAACACCATCCATCGCAAATACGGGAGCCTTGATTTCCAACAAAGGTATTGCTTCAATCCTTGCAACTGGCGGACCTGGTATGGTTAATGCAGCCCTTAAATCTGGTAACCCATCAATGGGTGTTGGTGCAGGTAATGGTGCTGTTTATGTAGATGCAACTGCTAATCTTGAACGTGCAGTTGAAGACCTTCTTCTTTCTAAACGTTTTGACAATGGCATGATTTGTGCGACTGAAAACTCGGCAGTTGTGGAAGCACCGATTTATAAAGAATGGCTTGCCAAAATGCAGGAAAAAGGTGCTTATCTTGTTCCTAAAAAAGATTACAAGAAATTTGAAGATTTTGTCTTCAATGAAAACCACGGTGTTAACGGACCGGTTGCTGGCATGTCGGCAAAATGGATCTGTGAACAAGCCGGTGTGACATTGCCAGAAGGAAAAGATGTTCTCTTGTTTGAACTGGATAAGAAAAAAATTGGTGAGAAATTATCTTCAGAAAAACTCTCTCCGCTTCTTTCTGTTTATAAAGCCAAAGATCGCAAAGATGGTATTGATATTGTAGCTGCCCTTCTTGATTATCAAGGTGCTGGTCATAACTGTGCTATCCAAATTGGTTCACAAGCTGACCCATTTGTCGCTGAATATGGAGATGCCCTCAATTCATCTCGTGTTTTGGTTAACCAACCAGACTCAGTCGGCGGTATCGGTGACGTTTATACAGACGCATTGCAAGCCAGCTTAACTCTTGGAACAGGATCATGGGGGAAAAATTCATTGTCACACAACTTATCTACTGGCGACCTCTTGAATGTGAAAACTGTTGCGAAACGTCGTAACCGTCCTCAATGGGTTCGTTTACCAGAAAAAACTTACTACGAAAAAAATGCTATTTCATACTTGCAGGATGAAACTGAAACAATGACGCGTGCTATCATCGTTGCCGATCCAGGTATGCTTCAATTTGGTTTTGTTGACACTGTCCTTGCTCAACTGTCCCTTCGGGATGAAAAAGCGGCAACTTCAATTTATGGTACTATCAAACCAGACCCAACACTTGGTCAGACTATTGAAATTGCTAGACAAATGCGTGACTCCAAACCGGATACCGTTATTGCAGTTGGTGGCGGTTCTGCCCTTGATGCAGCCAAAATTGCGCGTTATATCTATGAATATTCATTGGATCAAGAAGCAGATTTCCTTGATAGTTATGAAAAAGTCAGCGAGCTCTTCCTTGAATTGCAGCAAAAATTCATTGATATTCGTAAACGGATTGTTCGCTTCAAACATCAGACAGTGACTCGTCTCTTCTGTATCCCAACAACATCTGGTACAGGTTCAGAAGTGACACCTTATGCCGTTATTACTGATGATTTTACACACGTGAAATACCCATTAACTGATTATGAATTGACACCACAAGTTGCTATTGTTGATCCAGAATTTGTCATGACAGTGCCTAAACGCACAGTAGCTCTTTCAGGACTTGATACTTTATCACATGCTCTTGAATCTTACGTATCTGTTATGGCATCTGATTTCACACGTCCATGGTCTATGGAAGCTATCAGATTGGTTATTGAAAACTTGGAAGATTCTTATAACTTTGATCCTAAGAATCCAACACTTCGTGGGGAACAAGCGCGTGAAAACATGCATTATGCAGCAACCTTAGCAGGTATGGCCTTCTCAAATGCCTTCCTTGGAATTAACCACTCACTCGCCCACAAGACTGGCGGTGAATTTGGACTTCCTCATGGTCTTGCTATCTCAATTGCTATGCAGCATGTTATTCGCTACAATGGCGTTGCAGGAAATGTGAAACGTTCTGTTTACCCGCGTTATGAAGAATACCGTGCCCAACGTGATTATGCGGATATTGCTCGCGCTCTTGGTCTTAAAGGGAAAGATGACGCAGAATTGGTTGAAGCACTTTGTGCACGTATTGATCGATTAATGCATGCCGTAGATGTTGAGCCTAAGTTATCTGCTAATGGAGTTACTAAGAAGGCTTTTGATGCAGCTGTTGATAGATTGGCAAGCTTGGCTTATGATGATCAATGTACACCAGCTAATCCACGTCAGCCTTACATTGAAGAGATGAAGCAACTCTTGATTGATCAGTTCTAAGTTGATTAGAAGAACAAAAGTTGAGAGTGGGATAAAAATCGGTAAATCGCAATGAAATTGAAATAACGGTTTACCGATTTTGTCATTTCGCCTCTGTAAAGTGGATTAGATTTTGAAAAAATGCACGGAACTAGAAATGAGGTTAGAATAGACAAACAAATCTCAAAAGAAGGGATTATCTTCAATTTGGTAGTAGAGCTGCTATATATACTTTTTCATGTATATGTCGTGTAAGCTAAATAAATCAGTTGACGTTGCTTGGCTATTTTGCTAAAATAAAAACTGTCGTAGAGACAAGAAACTTTTTCTTGGTTCTAGGATTCGCCAAAACCTAGAACTCAGATTAAGGATAAAAAGGAGAACTATTATGGCAATCTCAAAAGAGAAAAAAAATGAAATTATTAAACAATACGCGCGTCATGACGGTGATACAGGTTCAGTAGAGGTACAGGTTGCTGTCCTTACTTGGGAGATTAATCATCTCAATGAACATATTAAACAGCATAAAAAGACCATGCAACTTATCGTGGATTGATGAAAAAGATTGGCCATCGCCGTAATCTTTTAGCTTACCTTCGCCGTACAGACGTTAATCGTTATCGTGATCTTATCAGCTCACTTGGACTTCGTCGTTAGTCGTTAATTGAAGTGAGCAAGCGGCTTACAATCTTAAGCGTAGCTTGATTAAATAAAAAGCTGTCCATTAGGATGGCTTTTTTAGCTGTAGTAGGTCAACATATAGTTATAGGATAGCAAAAGAAAATTTTAGGAATAAAGCACATTTTAAATCCTTTACAAATGCTATTGTAGTTATTATTGTGACAATTTTGGTGTTGGAATCATCAAAGCCCGCTGGTTTTATCGTGTGGGCTTAAAATGGCTTTTTGATGTTGTCATAGGACTAATACGTTTAAGTGAAGCTAGGGACTTGTCGCAAAATGATAAATGGTTGGCAGAAAATATCATGGTGTCTAGCGCTTTTGATTGCTATACTGTTAACATCAAATAAAAAATTAAGAAAGAAGAACAAAAATGTCAAACAAAAAAGTTATCTTAGTCACAGGCGCTTCATCCGGTATGGGGAAACTCTCAGCACAAGATCTTATCAAAGCAGGTCACACAGTCTACGCAGTTGCACGTAGCGTGGATAAGATGAAAGACTTGGAAGCAATGGGTGGTCACATTATGAAGATGGACGTAACAAGCGAAGAAGACATCGAAAAAGTCGTGGCACAAGTCATTGCAGAACAAGGTCGTATCGATGTTCTCTGGAACAACGCAGGCTACGGTCTTTACGGTCCGGTTGAAGACTTGTCAATGGAAAAAGTCCAACAACAAATGGAAGTCAATGTCTACGGTGTGGCTCGCCTGACCAAGAAAGTCTTACCTTATATGCGTGCACAAAAAAAGGGGCTTATCATCAACACGTCATCTATGGGTGGGAAAATTTACACCCCACTTGGAGCGTGGTACCACGCCTCTAA comes from Streptococcus troglodytae and encodes:
- the adhE gene encoding bifunctional acetaldehyde-CoA/alcohol dehydrogenase, translating into MAKETKTEALTAEEAAKQYTNSLVEKALKAEKVYATYTQEQVDKIVAAMALAGSEASLQLAKEAHEETGRGVIEDKDTKNHFATEYVYERIKNEKTVGIIGEDKVAGSIEIAAPLGVLAGIVPTTNPTSTTMFKILVALKTRNAIVFAFHPAAQKCSAHAAQILYDAAVKAGAPENIVQWIETPSIANTGALISNKGIASILATGGPGMVNAALKSGNPSMGVGAGNGAVYVDATANLERAVEDLLLSKRFDNGMICATENSAVVEAPIYKEWLAKMQEKGAYLVPKKDYKKFEDFVFNENHGVNGPVAGMSAKWICEQAGVTLPEGKDVLLFELDKKKIGEKLSSEKLSPLLSVYKAKDRKDGIDIVAALLDYQGAGHNCAIQIGSQADPFVAEYGDALNSSRVLVNQPDSVGGIGDVYTDALQASLTLGTGSWGKNSLSHNLSTGDLLNVKTVAKRRNRPQWVRLPEKTYYEKNAISYLQDETETMTRAIIVADPGMLQFGFVDTVLAQLSLRDEKAATSIYGTIKPDPTLGQTIEIARQMRDSKPDTVIAVGGGSALDAAKIARYIYEYSLDQEADFLDSYEKVSELFLELQQKFIDIRKRIVRFKHQTVTRLFCIPTTSGTGSEVTPYAVITDDFTHVKYPLTDYELTPQVAIVDPEFVMTVPKRTVALSGLDTLSHALESYVSVMASDFTRPWSMEAIRLVIENLEDSYNFDPKNPTLRGEQARENMHYAATLAGMAFSNAFLGINHSLAHKTGGEFGLPHGLAISIAMQHVIRYNGVAGNVKRSVYPRYEEYRAQRDYADIARALGLKGKDDAELVEALCARIDRLMHAVDVEPKLSANGVTKKAFDAAVDRLASLAYDDQCTPANPRQPYIEEMKQLLIDQF
- a CDS encoding oxidoreductase, with amino-acid sequence MSNKKVILVTGASSGMGKLSAQDLIKAGHTVYAVARSVDKMKDLEAMGGHIMKMDVTSEEDIEKVVAQVIAEQGRIDVLWNNAGYGLYGPVEDLSMEKVQQQMEVNVYGVARLTKKVLPYMRAQKKGLIINTSSMGGKIYTPLGAWYHASKHAIEGFSDCLRMEVKEFGIKVVILEPGVINTGFNAGVSQNFSYESKNGAYKRLVNGYIKAMENNPTPGSSPEVISRTVLKIINARNPKTRYLVGRGGKLLVGIRRVFGDKFFDRMMLMSMR